A region of the Parafrankia discariae genome:
GTACCCGAACACCTCCAGGCCGCGGCTGATCTCGACCCCGGGGGTGTCGCGCGGGACGAGGACCATCGACTGCTGGCGGTGCCGGTGGGCGCCGGGGTCGGTCTTGCCCATCACGATGAGGATCCGGGCGTTGGGGTTCATCGCGCCGGTGATCCACCACTTCCGGCCGTTGATGACGTACTCGTCGCCGTCGCGCGCGATCGAGGTGGTGATGTTGGTGGCGTCGGACGAAGCCACGCCGGGCTCGGTCATGGCGAACGAGGAACGGATCGTGCCCTCGAGAAGCGGCTCCAGCCATTCCTTCTTCTGCTCGGCGGTGCCGAAGAGCGAGAGCACCTCCATGTTCCCGGTGTCGGGGGCGGAGCAGTTGAGGGCGGGCGGGGCGAGGCGCGGGCTGCGGCCGGTGATCTCGGCGAGCGGGGCGTACTGCAGGTTGGTGAGCCCGCCGCCGTGCTCGCCCGGGAGGAAGAGGTTCCACAGGCCGCGCCGGCGCGCCCGCGCGCGCAGGTCGGCGAGCACCGGCGCGGAGTCCCAGGCCCACCTGTCGGGCAGCTGGCCAAGCTGTTCGCGGAACACCGCCTCGGCCGGGGTCACCTGGGTGTCCATGAAGTCGAGGAGGTCGCGGCGTAACTCCTCGGTCTTCGCGTCGAGGGCGAAGTCCATCAGGTGCGCTCCTTGAGTGCGCTCAGGCCGGCGTCGAGCAGGGGGTGGATGGCGTCGCCGATGTGCTCGAAACCCGGGCCGACGGTCTGACCGTGCAGGCCGCGGTAGTGGATGCCCTCGAGGATCGCGGCCAGC
Encoded here:
- a CDS encoding acyl-CoA dehydrogenase family protein, which gives rise to MDFALDAKTEELRRDLLDFMDTQVTPAEAVFREQLGQLPDRWAWDSAPVLADLRARARRRGLWNLFLPGEHGGGLTNLQYAPLAEITGRSPRLAPPALNCSAPDTGNMEVLSLFGTAEQKKEWLEPLLEGTIRSSFAMTEPGVASSDATNITTSIARDGDEYVINGRKWWITGAMNPNARILIVMGKTDPGAHRHRQQSMVLVPRDTPGVEISRGLEVFGYDDHEHGGHAEIVFTDVRVPASNLIGEEGQGFAIAQARLGPGRIHHCMRSLGTAERAIELMCERAGARVAFGRPLAEQGVVRDWIAQARVRVEQLRLLVLKTAWLMDTVGNKGAHTEIQAIKIATPAAVEWILDKAIQVHGAAGLSQDLPLAYCQAQIRTLRFADGPDEVHKNALARDELRRQAAVNPQRR